One Anolis carolinensis isolate JA03-04 chromosome 4, rAnoCar3.1.pri, whole genome shotgun sequence DNA window includes the following coding sequences:
- the LOC134298886 gene encoding uncharacterized protein LOC134298886 isoform X3, whose product MAPKRSTRAAAGEKELPARTTRPPRSKAAVEPEPRKKAPSKAPMRKAAPKRAGKQDEGALEGISKNLARLVDRMGKLESRVYQRSDRASVSPQRDAPRGRRRTRDEDVSRTPSASPVSSGDDSTTATERTERSGGSARKRSRRSSRRCCQTATDSDSAERRQVSVASAGRRPPAHHFPTGAVEPWRGEAWSELMLTIAPATRRAYRAAVTAFTKFRLEAGYGSRWPTSEDEVLHFIIRQRRANVSAHAMRRQLAGIAFYSKAAGWGDPCNDYRTRKLLRGWNKRAPRQKDRRRPLSYNVLSRLISTLKKICTSRYEVKLFTAAYTTAFFGALRLGEVVADSKADGSGKALQLRDVSIGQNSLVIRIRQSKTDQGGRGASLSIQGLEPGRLCPVRALSEYLHIRRSSPGTLFIHKNGTPLSRYQFMAIFRSALTGLGLPAAEYGGHSFRIGAATTAAVGGVPVDIIKTMGRWKSAAYTSYIRPGLLQEATRSAGPSPPFLQVRCRELRRSVEGTEMASYHSGQSGGTGRRGRHRKDKIAR is encoded by the exons ATGGCGCCAAAAAGGAGCACTAGGGCAGCAGCGGGTGAGAAGGAGTTGCCGGCTAGAACTACGAGGCCGCCCAGGAGCAAGGCAGCAGTGGAGCCTGAGCCGAGAAAGAAAGCACCTAGTAAGGCGCCCATGCGCAAGGCAGCTCCAAAACGCGCGGGTAAGCAGGATGAGGGCGCGCTGGAAGGGATTTCCAAGAATCTCGCCCGCCTAGTGGATAGAATGGGAAAACTTGAGTCCAGAGTTTATCAGAGATCCGACAGGGCATCAGTATCCCCGCAAAGGGATGCACCGAGGGGCAGGAGACGCACGAGAGACGAGGACGTTTCCAGGACACCCTCAGCTAGTCCAGTATCCAGCGGTGATGACTCCACGACGGCCACCGAACGGACCGAGCGGAGTGGCGGCAGTGCTCGCAAGAGGTCGCGCAGGTCTTCCAGACGTTGTTGCCAGACTGCTACAGACAGCGACTCCGCAGAGA GACGACAGGTTTCGGTCGCTAGCGCCGGACGCAGACCTCCAGCCCACCATTTTCCCACAGGAGCTGTGGAACCTTGGAGAGGAGAAGCCTGGTCAGAACTAATGCTAACCATCGCACCTGCGACCAGGAGGGCTTACCGTGCAGCGGTGACAGCATTCACCAAGTTCAGGCTGGAAGCGGGTTATGGcagcagatggccaaccagcgagGACGAGGTGCTACATTTCATCATTCGCCAGAGGAGGGCCAACGTCTCAGCACACGCCATGCGGCGTCAACTAGCAGGCATCGCCTTCTACAGCAAAGCGGCAGGATGGGGAGACCCATGCAACGACTACAGAACAAGGAAGCTACTGAGAGGGTGGAACAAGAGGGCGCCAAGGCAAAAAGACAGACGACGTCCCCTCTCCTACAACGTCCTTAGCAGGCTCATCTCGACACTGAAGAAAATCTGCACTTCACGTTACGAGGTGAAACTTTTCACAGCAGCTTACACCACAGCTTTCTTCGGGGCACTCAGACTGGGGGAGGTGGTAGCCGACTCCAAGGCTGATGGGTCAGGGAAGGCACTACAGCTCAGGGATGTCTCCATCGGGCAAAACTCATTAGTGATTAGGATCAGACAATCCAAGACCGATCAAGGGGGGAGAGGGGCATCCCTCAGCATTCAAGGGTTAGAACCAGGGCGGTTATGTCCAGTCAGGGCACTTTCCGAATATCTACACATACGCAGGTCATCCCCAGGTACACTTTTCATTCATAAAAACGGCACCCCGCTATCTAGATACCAGTTCATGGCGATATTCCGCAGCGCACTAACCGGCCTGGGCCTCCCCGCAGCGGAATACGGAGGGCATTCATTCAGGATAGGAGCAGCCACCACTGCAGCGGTGGGGGGCGTGCCAGTGGACATCATAAAAACCATGGGGAGGTGGAAATCAGCAGCTTACACTTCATACATCAGACCCGGCCTTCTGCAGGAGGCTACGAGGTCTGCCggcccctctcctccttttcttcaggTGCGCTGCCGTGAACTCAGAAGATCGGTCGAAGGGACGGAGATGGCATCATACCATAGCGGTCAGTCGGGAGGAACCGGGCGCCGAGGACGCCACAGGAAGGACAAAATTGCCCGCTAG
- the LOC134298886 gene encoding uncharacterized protein LOC134298886 isoform X1, producing the protein MVGHYNTISAPVTGARLLALHSPGFKGKLFFFHFPRRAMAPKRSTRAAAGEKELPARTTRPPRSKAAVEPEPRKKAPSKAPMRKAAPKRAGKQDEGALEGISKNLARLVDRMGKLESRVYQRSDRASVSPQRDAPRGRRRTRDEDVSRTPSASPVSSGDDSTTATERTERSGGSARKRSRRSSRRCCQTATDSDSAERRQVSVASAGRRPPAHHFPTGAVEPWRGEAWSELMLTIAPATRRAYRAAVTAFTKFRLEAGYGSRWPTSEDEVLHFIIRQRRANVSAHAMRRQLAGIAFYSKAAGWGDPCNDYRTRKLLRGWNKRAPRQKDRRRPLSYNVLSRLISTLKKICTSRYEVKLFTAAYTTAFFGALRLGEVVADSKADGSGKALQLRDVSIGQNSLVIRIRQSKTDQGGRGASLSIQGLEPGRLCPVRALSEYLHIRRSSPGTLFIHKNGTPLSRYQFMAIFRSALTGLGLPAAEYGGHSFRIGAATTAAVGGVPVDIIKTMGRWKSAAYTSYIRPGLLQEATRSAGPSPPFLQVRCRELRRSVEGTEMASYHSGQSGGTGRRGRHRKDKIAR; encoded by the exons ATGGTGGGTCACTATAACACCATTTCCGCACCTGTAACGGGGGCCCGTCTCCTTGCGTTACACAGCCCCGGCTTCAAGGGGAagttgtttttctttcattttccacGCAGGGCTATGGCGCCAAAAAGGAGCACTAGGGCAGCAGCGGGTGAGAAGGAGTTGCCGGCTAGAACTACGAGGCCGCCCAGGAGCAAGGCAGCAGTGGAGCCTGAGCCGAGAAAGAAAGCACCTAGTAAGGCGCCCATGCGCAAGGCAGCTCCAAAACGCGCGGGTAAGCAGGATGAGGGCGCGCTGGAAGGGATTTCCAAGAATCTCGCCCGCCTAGTGGATAGAATGGGAAAACTTGAGTCCAGAGTTTATCAGAGATCCGACAGGGCATCAGTATCCCCGCAAAGGGATGCACCGAGGGGCAGGAGACGCACGAGAGACGAGGACGTTTCCAGGACACCCTCAGCTAGTCCAGTATCCAGCGGTGATGACTCCACGACGGCCACCGAACGGACCGAGCGGAGTGGCGGCAGTGCTCGCAAGAGGTCGCGCAGGTCTTCCAGACGTTGTTGCCAGACTGCTACAGACAGCGACTCCGCAGAGA GACGACAGGTTTCGGTCGCTAGCGCCGGACGCAGACCTCCAGCCCACCATTTTCCCACAGGAGCTGTGGAACCTTGGAGAGGAGAAGCCTGGTCAGAACTAATGCTAACCATCGCACCTGCGACCAGGAGGGCTTACCGTGCAGCGGTGACAGCATTCACCAAGTTCAGGCTGGAAGCGGGTTATGGcagcagatggccaaccagcgagGACGAGGTGCTACATTTCATCATTCGCCAGAGGAGGGCCAACGTCTCAGCACACGCCATGCGGCGTCAACTAGCAGGCATCGCCTTCTACAGCAAAGCGGCAGGATGGGGAGACCCATGCAACGACTACAGAACAAGGAAGCTACTGAGAGGGTGGAACAAGAGGGCGCCAAGGCAAAAAGACAGACGACGTCCCCTCTCCTACAACGTCCTTAGCAGGCTCATCTCGACACTGAAGAAAATCTGCACTTCACGTTACGAGGTGAAACTTTTCACAGCAGCTTACACCACAGCTTTCTTCGGGGCACTCAGACTGGGGGAGGTGGTAGCCGACTCCAAGGCTGATGGGTCAGGGAAGGCACTACAGCTCAGGGATGTCTCCATCGGGCAAAACTCATTAGTGATTAGGATCAGACAATCCAAGACCGATCAAGGGGGGAGAGGGGCATCCCTCAGCATTCAAGGGTTAGAACCAGGGCGGTTATGTCCAGTCAGGGCACTTTCCGAATATCTACACATACGCAGGTCATCCCCAGGTACACTTTTCATTCATAAAAACGGCACCCCGCTATCTAGATACCAGTTCATGGCGATATTCCGCAGCGCACTAACCGGCCTGGGCCTCCCCGCAGCGGAATACGGAGGGCATTCATTCAGGATAGGAGCAGCCACCACTGCAGCGGTGGGGGGCGTGCCAGTGGACATCATAAAAACCATGGGGAGGTGGAAATCAGCAGCTTACACTTCATACATCAGACCCGGCCTTCTGCAGGAGGCTACGAGGTCTGCCggcccctctcctccttttcttcaggTGCGCTGCCGTGAACTCAGAAGATCGGTCGAAGGGACGGAGATGGCATCATACCATAGCGGTCAGTCGGGAGGAACCGGGCGCCGAGGACGCCACAGGAAGGACAAAATTGCCCGCTAG
- the LOC134298886 gene encoding uncharacterized protein LOC134298886 isoform X2, with product MGAAPLAPSNSLGSIEALAFTPVRLSAMQPWLRAYPHKTAASFLLEGFSHGFRIPAVGPRTAFTSGNLKSATQMPEVLSNKIAKELEAGRIAGPFQGPPLENFRVSPLGVVPKKAPGEYRLIHHLSYPKGSSVNDAIPPELCSVKYASFDQAVKLVQEKGPQALMAKCDIQSAFRLLPVNPADFNLLGFKFKDNWYFDKAMPMGCAISCAAFETFSCFLEWVARTFARSKFITHYLDDFLFVGTRDSDECAHLLRSFRAMAMAFGIPLAKDKTEGPSTDITYLGIQLDSILGVSRLPEDKLTKLKGLLGEAIARNKITLRELQAILGHLNFACKVVSPGRPFCARLARATAGISAPHHRIRVTLGMREDMRVWLEFLDKFNGVAIWQDRWEPGKELQVHSDAAGSSGFGVYLQGHWCAARWPDSWVGGSILRDLTFLEFFPILVAVRTWTEIFRNKRVRFWCDNQAVVRVINKQTSKSPRVMKLVRFFVLTCLEANITFLAQYIPGVQNEVADALSRFQDDRFRSLAPDADLQPTIFPQELWNLGEEKPGQN from the coding sequence ATGGGAGCAGCTCCGCTCGCACCAAGTAATTCACTCGGCTCCATCGAGGCACTGGCGTTCACACCAGTGCGCCTTTCGGCCATGCAGCCTTGGCTGAGGGCATATCCCCATAAGACTGCTGCATCATTTTTACTTGAAGGTTTTTCACATGGCTTTCGCATACCAGCTGTTGGTCCCAGGACTGCATTCACATCCGGCAATTTAAAATCAGCGACGCAAATGCCCGAAGTCCTCAGCAACAAAATTGCCAAAGAATTGGAAGCCGGAAGGATCGCGGGACCTTTCCAGGGGCCACCTCTAGAGAACTTTCGAGTTTCCCCGCTAGGGGTTGTGCCTAAAAAAGCGCCAGGCGAATATCGCCTTATCCATCATCTGTCTTATCCAAAAGGCTCATCCGTCAACGACGCCATCCCGCCTGAACTTTGCTCTGTTAAATATGCCTCTTTCGACCAGGCGGTCAAATTGGTACAAGAGAAGGGTCCACAGGCCCTCATGGCAAAATGCGACATCCAATCCGCATTCAGGCTACTACCCGTCAACCCAGCGGATTTCAATTTGCTGGGATTCAAATTCAAGGACAATTGGTATTTCGATAAAGCCATGCCCATGGGCTGTGCAATCAGCTGTGCTGCTTTTGAAACCTTTAGCTGCTTCCTCGAATGGGTGGCGCGCACTTTTGCTCGTTCCAAGTTCATCACTCACTACCTTGATGACTTTCTTTTTGTGGGCACCAGGGACAGCGACGAGTGCGCACACCTCCTCCGGTCTTTCAGGGCCATGGCTATGGCCTTTGGCATCCCATTGGCGAAGGATAAGACAGAGGGCCCGTCAACCGACATCACCTACTTGGGCATTCAGCTGGATTCCATTCTGGGAGTATCTCGCTTGCCTGAGGACAAACTGACCAAGCTGAAAGGACTACTGGGTGAGGCCATCGCCAGGAACAAGATCACCCTCAGAGAATTGCAGGCCATTTTAGGGCACCTCAACTTCGCCTGCAAAGTAGTGTCACCAGGGAGGCCCTTTTGTGCCCGTTTGGCACGGGCCACCGCAGGGATTAGCGCCCCGCATCACCGCATCAGAGTCACGCTAGGCATGCGGGAGGACATGAGGGTGTGGCTAGAATTTCTGGACAAGTTCAACGGTGTTGCCATTTGGCAAGATAGATGGGAGCCAGGGAAGGAACTTCAGGTACACTCCGATGCGGCAGGCAGCAGCGGCTTCGGGGTATATCTTCAGGGGCACTGGTGCGCGGCCAGGTGGCCCGATAGTTGGGTGGGAGGTAGCATTCTGCGGGACCTCACCTTCCTTGAGTTTTTCCCCATATTAGTGGCAGTGCGAACCTGGACCGAAATATTCAGGAACAAGAGAGTACGATTTTGGTGTGACAATCAAGCTGTAGTCAGGGTAATCAACAAACAAACATCAAAATCCCCTAGAGTTATGAAACTTGTAAGGTTTTTTGTATTAACTTGCTTGGAAGCTAACATCACCTTCTTAGCCCAATATATTCCAGGTGTTCAAAATGAAGTAGCGGATGCATTGTCCCGTTTCCAGGACGACAGGTTTCGGTCGCTAGCGCCGGACGCAGACCTCCAGCCCACCATTTTCCCACAGGAGCTGTGGAACCTTGGAGAGGAGAAGCCTGGTCAGAACTAA